In the genome of Vicia villosa cultivar HV-30 ecotype Madison, WI linkage group LG7, Vvil1.0, whole genome shotgun sequence, one region contains:
- the LOC131618708 gene encoding uncharacterized protein LOC131618708 — MVVDTPANELVTISLVCLKCPMLMFDRDFAVDLVCLPLSDLDVILGMNWLECNYVHINCCNKYVRFSTPDEERETELLSARQLNELMKDEAQVFALIASLSIENQVTIDELLVVREFSEIFLDDIPYVPLEREVEFTINLVPGIRPVSKAPYRMSAS; from the coding sequence atggttgtcgatactccaGCTAATGAGTTGGTGACTATTTCCCTTGTATGTCTGAAGTGTCCTATGTTGATGTTCGATAGAGACTTTGCTGTGGATCTAGTTTGTTTACCATTGAGTGATTtggatgtgattttgggtatgaactggttagaatGCAACTATGTTCATATTAATTGTTGTAACAAATATGTGCGGTTTTCTACTCCTGACGAGGAGAGGGAAACTGAGTTATTATCTGCTAGGCAGTTGAATGAGTTGATGAAAGATGAAGCTCAGGTGTTCGCATTGATCGCCTCTTTGTCCATTGAGAATCAGGTTACTATTGATGAATTACTAGTAGTGCGAGAATTTTCCGAAATTTTTCTAGATGATATTCCATATGTACCGCTagaaagagaagtggaatttACTATTAATCTTGTTCCTGGTATCAGACCTGTTTCTAAGGCACCATACAGGATGTCAGCATCTTAA